Part of the Salminus brasiliensis chromosome 2, fSalBra1.hap2, whole genome shotgun sequence genome, gaggGACAGTCCCTGCAAAAAGATTTGATTGAAAGTAATTTTGGATTATTTATATTGGtctaattcattttttatttcgacacaatgtgaagaacattcTGTGTTCAACTGTACTACCACTGATCCTAATATTTTTGACAGCCTTGTCTACTCCtagttattattgtttatacttgttttttctccttctttatTTAATACCTAAAGTGTATTACACATTTCCTGGTGGTTACGTTCCTCTGACATTCTCTGAACAtcccagtatttttttttttttcttcaggggCGCAGCCATGAGTACCTTGCCAGAGGCTATGCGTTCCCTCACGCAGGTGTTAACGGGGaaactacaggattttactgaAGAGGTTGAGAATGTTCACATGTTGTGGTTGGAGGAGATTCAGCAGGAGGCTCAGCGCATGTTCTCCAGGTAAGCTGTACAATACAATCAAGCAATGCACTTGTATATTTGTTTGGTAAATATGCTTATTGTGTTTGCTGTCAGAGATTACTCATTCTTATGGGTCTGTATTACAGTAATTTCAGCACCGAGCCAGAGCTCATGCCCAAGACTCCATCACAGAAAAGGACAAACCGCAGAAAACGGATCTCTACAGAGCTTAATGACACTCGTAGCAAAAGACGGTAAGTGTCTTTATTTTGCGCTGCTTTAAAGATAAATACAGGAGACTAGGTTATTAAACAGTGATGTAGGTGGGTGGTTATCATTGTTGTTGAGAATGAATTGCATATTTATTCTTTAAAATACTGTGAAACAATACTGTGCTTTGATATGTATAGAAAACATTCATGTCCAATTTTGTCACATTTTGTTTATAATTAAACGCTAATCTTAATCTCCAGCACAAATATCTGATATGTAACTCATTGCATctgtcccctccctccctccagtTTTTCAAAGGGAAAGCGCAGTAACCTGCGCCGCTCCTCAATTCAGAACACCCTTGATTTGATCTCTGAGCATGTGGTAATTGCACATGCCCCTATTACAAGCCCTGAGACAGTGTCTGAGGAGCCTGTTCGCCGCACCCGGCGTAATAAagctgctgcagcagcagacAGTGAGCCTGTCAAACGTAGCACTCGCAACAAGGGAGCTGCAAAGACAAAGGAGCAGGCAGAGACGATGGAGGAGGAAACCGAGGAGGTTGCGGCAGTGGGCTATGCTCCACAGACACCTGATGCCTCTAAAAATGTTCCGGAAGTGAAGGAGTTAAGCAGCTCTTCCTCCCCGGTGCAGACGCTGGTGTCTCAAGCCGTGGTGACAATCCCTTCAGCTGAGCGTCTTTCTGCTGAGATGCTGCTAGAGTCTGGTCCCTCTCCAGGCCGCTCTGCAAATAAAATGACCATTGCAGCCGCTGGGTCTCAGAGTCAGGCCTCATCGCGCACCTCAGTTCGACGTTCTCTGGTGCTGAGGCACTCTCTGGTGGGCCTCAGGCACAGTATGACCCAGGAAGCAGTCCGCCGTGCCTCTCGGCGATCGTTCCTGAAGAAGAAAGCCAGGCTGGGCAACTCCACGTGCAGCAGCTCCATCAGTGGTAagactacatacacacaccagttTTGGGTTATGTGTAATGGTACACACGTCTACCTAAAGAGGACATTAAAGATGTTAAGATTAAGATGTTGAATTAAATTGGCAtggtcatttttatttacagagcactttattaggattTCCTGTACTGTAGGCTGGAAAAAATGACCCGTTTTGGTGAATctgtttctgctgaggcacacagatggtttGGAATTTATCACAAACGGCATAAATCCTTGGACCCAGtctgctcttttttttggcTGGTGAAGATGGTGTAATGGTTTGGGGAATATTTTCTTGGCACATTTTCTTTGGCTGCTTATTGCCAGTCAATAATCACTTACTGACTGTGTGCTCTTTTTCAAATGCTCCTTCCAGCATGGTGCTGCATCATGTCACAAAGCTAAAGTTATCTCAAACTgatggccttcccagtcactgtatatataaatcCTATAGTGTCATTGGATCACTTTAATGCTGAGCTACCGGAACAAACATATCTAATTGTAATCTAATATCCAGTAATCGTACTACATGTCAGTGtgaaccagaatctcaaagaaatgCATAATTCTACAAAGAATTGAGGCTTTGAAAGCAAAGGGAGGCCATACGTAGtattgtttctaataaagtgctcagtgagtgtttAAGCAGTAGAGTAGCAGCCAATcttcatgttttttgtttttattttataaataggCGACGTTTCTATGGATGTTGAAACGGAGGAGAATGATGTACAGGACAAGATTGAGCAGTAAGTACATATATTTGAATTTCCCCTAGTTAATGATGTGACTGTAATCTCAATTTGTCAGATTAATCAACACACTGTCTTCTAGAATTGTTCCTGAGAAAAAGCCAGCAGAACCTGTGGCAGATACCAGCACTGAAGTACAGACAACTCGGCCTGGGGTAGATTACCTTTTTTATTAACTCTAGATCACAGCActcaactttttttattttttatttatttttaaaaatttatttttaatatacaaAATTGATATTGGTGAGCAAATTAATGTATTTGTTGTGGATGTGACACCCCTCAGGATGCTGAGCCCAAGCAGTCAGTAGAAGCAGTACTGATGGGAGAGGTGGAAGAGAAGCCAGAAACACCCCCTGCAGGAGAAAGTTGTCGTTTCACACGGTCCATGGCTCGGCTATCGGAAACTGGTAATGATATACTAGTAACATGCTGTCACTACTAGAACATGTTGATGGTGAAATAACCGCATCTATATTGATTGTCACAAAAACAATTTTATACATTTGTGCAATATTACAAGGGAACTCTTTCGGTGTTCACTTCAATCATTTTGTTAGGGTGGAACATCGGTGACATTTCAGTTTGTGTGTAGAGATAATACTTTGTTTGTGGTGGGAATTAGAATTTGTAGAagttttttgcctttttttttgtttttgtttttaaagcacGCTGTGTAAGTAAAGGGTTGGTAACATCTGGGCATCTCATGGTTTGATTTTGGCTGTGATTAGGATTCAGAAAgcatgtttttactttatttttttataatttttatatttatttaaaaataaaatcttactTAATACATCTTGCCCTATTTACTAGCATTGACTCATTGGGCCACTTGAGGCAAGGCTTAGTGTTTGGGCATAGCATTTCCCAGGCAGGAATTTACCCAGTTCAGTTGCAACAACAATGTTGAAGTATTCTCAGTAACTAAAATGGAAATCTTTGGGTGATTTTGCCATTTCTACTCCATTCTGCTCAACCGCATTTGCTTAGTGTGTCGCTTGTTCACTGTTCTTGTATGGAGCGATTGATGAAATGCACAAACAAGATTGTGTTTATTTAACGTTGTTGCACTAAGCAAGGTTACAGGCAAGGCTGGCGGAATAAGAAAAGGAAATTATCAAATCCCAAAATACCAGGACATGCATTATAGGCTGGTGAAGGATTGAAAGTGTaatgtctttattttttccctCCCCACAGATGACAGTGGGAAAAAGTCCCAGGATGAAGGAAGGTCAGTGGATTTTGCAAAGAATTAAGTTATTGCTTTTATTGGTTTTAGTGTTTTATTGAGTGAATTTGATTTTAAAAACAACTATGTATTTCAGGCCCTCTCGCTCTGGCTCTAAACGTCGTGCAGCAGAGTCTGCAGCAGTAGCACTCAGCACACCCAAGAAGAAGCTTTCCCCTCCAAAGAAGTGCATGACTGTAAGACATACAATAAAACATGCAAGCATAGAGCCAATAAATGCTCATATAATAATCAGAATATTAGGTTTATATCTACCCTTTAAGCCGTCTCGTTCCCTACCACTTACAAAAGCAATCTGTTTTCTAAACCGATCCTTAAGCTTCTCATTAgtgtcatttttattataatgtgaTTGTGTATTCTTGTTGCGGCACTGTGCATGCAGTTACATCTGCCTATTTTATAGCAACAAATGGTCATGTAGCTGAGGCTACCTAAGCAAACAGTTTAGTTTTAATTTACCATTTGAAACAAATGTAAAATCATCAGTCATTAACATAACCACACATTGGTTTGAAATGGCTTACATTTGAAGATTGTGGTGTTTTTCTTGTGTTCAAGGAACTGCATTgtcagtgtaagtgtgtgaaatGCTGCCTTACAATTTGATGCCTGCAGCTTTTTGCATTAGAACCAGCATCTAATGTCATCTACAAGTGTAGATAAATTGCTGTGTACTGTGATATAAAAACTTTGCTTTAGTATCTGTTTGTTCTTGtaggtttatttttttttcccccctcttccTTTTAGGGCATTACACACAGCATGCGCTTCCTGCAAACAGTACAGAAGAACCAGCTGTTGATGATGACTCCAGGCTCACTGGGCCGCAGCTCCATCATGAAGTCCTTCATTAAGCAGACCGGAAAATCCGAAGTCAAGGTGAGCCTCTACATCTTGAATGCATTTTATGCCTGGATGCGCACACTGTACAAATAGTGATACGTTTTGACCGACTAGCTTTGGGGTTTAAAGTAAACTCTATCAAATTTTCATTTCTAGAACAAAAATCATTAGACAAACCGATTGGAATATACTGCATGTTTGGTCACTGTTAAACAGCCTGGATAAGATTAGTTAGTGTTTGATGACTTGGTAACCCTGCTCCTATTTGTCCCCTCAGTTGAGTACTGGTTCGGTGGTAAGTGCAAACTCTGTCCGTGTCTAAGCCACTCCATCACTGGTTTGCGTATGTGCACACGTGTGTACACTGGGACTTTTTCCTTTTGCCATCCAGCTTTTAGAGGTGTGGGTTAGGGCTTACTTACCTACTTTAGCGTTGTAATGTAATACTGGTGTTTTCTTACACTATCTTTATTTTGTGTGTTACAACAGGAAATATAATGCTTATGTTTGTTTAAGGGAAAATTCCACTTACTCTTCTATATCTGTGTAATTCTTTTACAAATGTCAATTAAAATCATGCAGGCTGATTTTGATTGATTCTAGAGAGACTTGCAGAGTCGGAATTGCTCACAAAGATGGTAATGGGGAACAAGACCGTGTTTAATTGACTTAATATATAGGTTAATTTAATAGTTGATTAGCTGGGGGATGTCTTCACATGTTTCTCTCACTAACTAGGAACCATTCATGATGTTCAACCTCAGAACAGACTATTCTAACTTTTAATGTGTAACATGATGAACAAGAACGTGGCTGAGAGCGAGGCCAGTGCGAGAACTCAACCACTACTTCACAGACCATGTTAAAATAAATCGGCTATTACAAGTGAAGCAGTATAAATTTTTTCAAACTGAAAACTAATTCTTACTTAAAATTACTGTCAAAATGATGTGGAAGTGTCTTAAAGGGTATTTTATTGTTGCTATTATGCACATCCTTGGTTTTAAATGTTGACGGGAAAGTTCATTAAAACGCATAAACCTTGTAACTGAAAAGGGGGGAAAGATGTGAACAACTCTGCTTGTCCTTTAATCAAAGTTTtgagacaatgtaaagaactgcaaCATTCGAAGTGGTGGGAAAAATGGCAAAAGTGGAGATTGCGCAACAGTCTCTTTATTCTTTGGTCATTCTGAATAGTATGTAAAAGGCTAAATGTATGTTGCAAACAACTGTTGTTAATAGTAACTATTTACCCTTTTAATATACATTTCTTTTTAACCCGAATGCTCATTTCCAGCTCTCTAACATCTAATCAAAATCACCTTAATGCCCTTAAAGTTTGCCTCCATATGCCTCAAAGCAAAACTAACATTATCATGGTCTCATTAAAAACACCTCTTTTGGCAGGAACGGGAGCGACAGAAATGGGATGCTCTAAACAAGAAGATAGAacaagaaaatgaaagaaagataAAGATCGAAGAGGAGCGAAAAAAGAAACAGGAAGAGATGAAAAGGTGTGGAAGCTagtgtaactttttttttttcatagaaaTTTGTCTTCATAGAAATTGTGGTTGTGTGTATAAATGGAATAATTGTGTTCTCTTTATTGTTAGAAAACGGGATGAGCGTGTGCGAAGAGTAGTAGAAGCCCGGGTCAAaggggagaaggagaaggagcaagaaaagaaaaagaaaattgaaGAGAAAATGGcacagctggagaagaaaaatgaCATGGTCAGTGTTACGTACTTATTCATTACGTGTTCAATATATTTGCAAATGTAAATGGTTAATTAAGCAGTATTTCATAGAAATGTAAAGTAACGTTTGATAAGTGAATCAAACACTTCAACAGGTTGcaaaagtaatttttttttattcgttTTCAGTTCAAGCAGGTTTTAAGTGTTGTGGGggtggtgtgtgttttgtttttttttcactgtagtTTATTGTTGAAATACTGCAGTGTTGATGAATGGTTTAAATACCTGTTGCCTTAGGTGTTTGTATACACCTAAGACAGAAGTCTTCATTTATTGCAATTCTCTTCTGCTCTTAGTTGCGTGTGGAGCGGCTGGCAGAGGAGAAAGCCAAGAAAAAGGTTGCAACTAAACGTCAAGAGGAACTGGAACTTCGTAGGAAACAGGAGGAAGCAGCACGGAAGAAAAAGCTTCAGCAAGCTGTAAGCTATCTCACATACACATTTG contains:
- the incenp gene encoding inner centromere protein A — protein: MSTLPEAMRSLTQVLTGKLQDFTEEVENVHMLWLEEIQQEAQRMFSSNFSTEPELMPKTPSQKRTNRRKRISTELNDTRSKRRFSKGKRSNLRRSSIQNTLDLISEHVVIAHAPITSPETVSEEPVRRTRRNKAAAAADSEPVKRSTRNKGAAKTKEQAETMEEETEEVAAVGYAPQTPDASKNVPEVKELSSSSSPVQTLVSQAVVTIPSAERLSAEMLLESGPSPGRSANKMTIAAAGSQSQASSRTSVRRSLVLRHSLVGLRHSMTQEAVRRASRRSFLKKKARLGNSTCSSSISGDVSMDVETEENDVQDKIEQIVPEKKPAEPVADTSTEVQTTRPGDAEPKQSVEAVLMGEVEEKPETPPAGESCRFTRSMARLSETDDSGKKSQDEGRPSRSGSKRRAAESAAVALSTPKKKLSPPKKCMTGITHSMRFLQTVQKNQLLMMTPGSLGRSSIMKSFIKQTGKSEVKERERQKWDALNKKIEQENERKIKIEEERKKKQEEMKRKRDERVRRVVEARVKGEKEKEQEKKKKIEEKMAQLEKKNDMLRVERLAEEKAKKKVATKRQEELELRRKQEEAARKKKLQQAEEEERKHQELLAKRKAEEERERARKQAEAARALELKKEQERERERERERQAAAERERLEREKAIALQKELERAAKERKELEEKRRMEEEHKRAEEERAAQQKRAAAAAAVQTSVMTVPITKALNATITHSPALNVTVDIEKSVMKTPVSKGMTHNMTIDKGTGLNVTVDVEQSPQSYQITPKGKKVDVLVNPEDYGMDQNSDDSTDDESAPRKPIPSWAEGMQLQQAIMKRYYDPLDLDAYFGEVEQPKLEKIFQKTKPRFFKRTSSAVWHSPPRMGAMPN